The following proteins come from a genomic window of Malus domestica chromosome 02, GDT2T_hap1:
- the LOC103414233 gene encoding LOW QUALITY PROTEIN: FT-interacting protein 1 (The sequence of the model RefSeq protein was modified relative to this genomic sequence to represent the inferred CDS: inserted 1 base in 1 codon), with protein MKLVVEVVDAHDLMPKDGKGSASPFVQVDFVNKLSRTKTIPKNLNPIWNQKLFFDIDXNQIHHQAIEVSVFNERRSPIPGRNFLGRVRIPCLNIVQKSEEAYQRFQLENKWFFSSVKGETGLKIYISLESEPKAPPYSPPQPIEASPSKSQQQTSENSSSSPFASPNTENTKSNSKVLAAIPKEKEFRQKSAEVRSTETSHHVHKHQVLQQPGISVATQPQGFQLIMRPAHLEAHRSHNQQDDYDLKDTSPQLGERWPNGGEYGGRGWMSGGERFTSTYDLVEQMFYLYVRVVKAKDLPPSSITGSCDPYVEVKLGNYKGRTKHFERKMNPEWNQVFAFSKDRIQSSVVEVFVKDKEMIGRDDYIGRVVLDLNEVPSRVPPDSPLASQWYRLEHRRGEGKVRGEIMLAVWMGTQADEAFPDAWHTDAVAVYGEGVLNIRSKVYVSPKLWYLRVNVIEAQDVLPNDRSRLPEVFVKAQVGNQVLRTKLCPTRTANPLWNEDLVFVAAEPFEEQLVVTVEDRVHPLKDEVLGKISMPIDAFEKRLDHRPVHSRWFNLEKYGFGVLEPDRRNELKFSSRIHLRVCLEGGYHVLDESTMYISDQRPTARQLWKQPVGILEVGILSAQGLLPMKMKDGRGSTDPYCVVRYGQKWVRTRTIIDTFSPKWNEQYTWEVYDPCTVITLGVFDNCHLGGSEKQPPTAGSGARDSRIGKVRIRLSTLEAHRMYTHSYPLLVLQPNGVKKMGELQLAVRFTTLSIANMIYVYGHPLLPKMHYLHPFTVNQVDNLRYQAMNIVAVRLGRAEPPLRKEVVEYMLDVDSHMWSMRRSKANFFRIMSLLSGMFSMSRWFADVCNWKNGVTTVLVHILFLILIWYPELILPTLFVYMFLIGMWNYRFRPRYPPHMDIKLSWAETVHPDELDEEFDTFPSSRPHDIVRMRYDRIRSVAGRIQTVVGDIATQGERFQSLLSWRDPRATSLFILFCLCAAVVLYVTPFRVVSLVAGLYNLRHPKFRSKLPSAPHNFFKRLPAQTDSLL; from the exons ATGAAGCTGGTAGTAGAAGTGGTAGATGCTCATGATCTTATGCCCAAAGACGGCAAAGGATCTGCTAGTCCATTTGTACAAGTCGATTTTGTGAACAAGCTTAGCCGAACCAAGACTATTCCGAAAAATCTCAACCCCATTTGGAACCAGAAACTTTTCTTTGATATTG CCAACCAAATCCATCACCAAGCCATTGAAGTATCTGTGTTCAACGAGAGGAGATCACCTATTCCTGGCCGAAACTTCCTTGGAAGAGTGAGAATTCCTTGCTTAAATATTGTCCAGAAAAGTGAGGAAGCTTATCAAAGATTCCAACTTGAAAACAAGTGGTTTTTCTCATCTGTCAAGGGTGAGACTGGCCTAAAAATCTATATTTCTCTAGAATCTGAACCGAAAGCTCCTCCATATTCTCCACCACAACCCATAGAAGCCTCTCCTTCCAAGTCTCAGCAACAAACATCCGAAAACTCAAGTTCTAGTCCCTTTGCTTCTCCAAATACAGAAAACACAAAATCCAATAGCAAAGTATTGGCTGCtattccaaaagaaaaagagttcaGACAAAAATCAGCTGAAGTAAGATCAACTGAAACATCCCACCACGTACACAAGCATCAAGTTCTGCAGCAACCAGGCATATCGGTAGCAACACAACCTCAAGGTTTCCAACTAATCATGCGGCCAGCTCACCTGGAAGCGCATCGTAGTCATAACCAGCAAGACGACTATGACTTGAAGGACACCAGCCCACAGCTTGGCGAAAGGTGGCCAAATGGTGGAGAGTACGGAGGAAGAGGATGGATGAGCGGTGGTGAAAGATTTACAAGTACTTATGACCTTGTTGAGCAGATGTTTTATCTGTATGTTCGAGTTGTGAAAGCCAAAGACCTCCCTCCCAGCTCCATTACCGGAAGCTGTGATCCTTACGTGGAAGTAAAGCTGGGGAATTACAAGGGAAGAACAAAGCATTTTGAGAGGAAGATGAATCCAGAGTGGAAccaggtgtttgctttctcaaaagaccGAATCCAGTCATCGGTGGTGGAAGTTTTTGTCAAAGATAAAGAGATGATTGGAAGAGATGATTATATTGGAAGGGTGGTTCTTGACTTGAATGAGGTTCCGAGCAGAGTTCCACCTGACAGCCCGCTCGCTTCTCAGTGGTACAGGCTGGAGCACCGCCGCGGGGAAGGGAAGGTTAGAGGTGAGATCATGCTTGCAGTCTGGATGGGAACACAGGCTGATGAAGCCTTTCCGGATGCATGGCATACGGATGCTGTAGCTGTCTATGGAGAGGGTGTGTTAAATATTCGATCCAAGGTATACGTATCACCAAAACTTTGGTACCTGAGGGTGAATGTGATTGAAGCTCAGGATGTGCTGCCTAACGACAGAAGCCGCCTCCCAGAAGTCTTTGTCAAAGCTCAGGTTGGGAACCAAGTGCTCAGAACCAAGCTATGCCCAACTCGAACTGCGAATCCATTGTGGAATGAAGATTTAGTCTTTGTTGCAGCTGAGCCTTTTGAGGAGCAGCTGGTTGTTACAGTTGAGGATCGAGTCCACCCTTTGAAAGACGAGGTGTTGGGTAAGATAAGCATGCCAATTGATGCGTTTGAGAAGCGGCTTGACCACAGGCCAGTTCACTCCCGCTGGTTCAATCTCGAGAAGTATGGTTTTGGTGTGTTGGAGCCTGATAGGAGGAATGAGCTAAAGTTTTCTAGTAGAATTCACCTGAGAGTTTGTCTTGAAGGTGGATACCATGTGCTAGATGAATCGACCATGTATATAAGTGATCAGAGGCCAACGGCAAGGCAGCTTTGGAAGCAGCCTGTTGGGATTTTGGAAGTTGGCATTCTAAGTGCACAAGGGCTTCTTCCAATGAAGATGAAGGACGGCCGAGGGAGCACAGACCCTTACTGTGTGGTTAGGTATGGCCAGAAATGGGTCCGTACCAGAACAATTATCGACACATTTAGTCCTAAGTGGAATGAGCAATACACATGGGAAGTGTACGATCCGTGCACCGTGATCACATTGGGAGTTTTTGACAACTGCCACCTAGGTGGAAGTGAGAAGCAACCACCAACTGCAGGCAGCGGAGCAAGAGATTCTCGAATTGGAAAGGTGCGTATTCGACTATCAACTCTTGAAGCTCATCGGATGTATACACATTCGTATCCTCTCCTTGTTCTACAGCCTAATGGAGTCAAGAAAATGGGCGAACTCCAACTAGCTGTTCGATTCACAACCCTCTCCATAGCTAACATGATATATGTTTATGGGCACCCCTTGTTGCCAAAAATGCATTACTTGCATCCTTTCACAGTGAACCAAGTCGATAATCTACGATACCAAGCAATGAATATCGTAGCAGTAAGACTTGGCAGAGCTGAGCCGCCTCTGAGAAAAGAAGTGGTGGAGTACATGCTAGATGTTGATTCCCACATGTGGAGTATGAGGAGAAGCAAGGCCAACTTCTTCAGAATTATGTCATTGCTTTCTGGTATGTTTTCCATGAGCCGGTGGTTTGCTGATGTGTGCAACTGGAAGAACGGCGTCACCACTGTTCTTGTTCACATTCTCTTTCTGATACTGATCTGGTATCCAGAGTTGATACTTCCAACTCTTTTTGTCTACATGTTCCTCATCGGAATGTGGAATTACAGGTTCAGGCCTAGATATCCTCCTCATATGGATATCAAGCTTTCATGGGCAGAGACAGTTCACCCAGACGAGCTTGATGAAGAGTTTGACACATTTCCGAGCTCTAGACCCCACGATATAGTTCGAATGAGGTACGACAGGATCAGAAGTGTAGCAGGGAGGATACAGACAGTTGTCGGTGACATAGCAACGCAAGGGGAGAGATTTCAGTCGCTACTCAGCTGGAGAGACCCGAGAGCAACCAGCCTTTTCATATTGTTCTGCCTTTGTGCAGCTGTGGTGCTTTACGTGACTCCGTTCAGGGTGGTTTCTTTGGTTGCAGGGTTGTACAACTTGAGGCACCCCAAATTCCGGAGCAAGCTGCCTTCCGCACCCCACAATTTCTTCAAAAGACTGCCCGCTCAGACCGACAGCTTACTCTGA
- the LOC103413414 gene encoding large ribosomal subunit protein eL6z-like codes for MAPKQRTPKVTRNPDLIRGIGKYSRSKMYHKRGLWAIKAKNGGAFPCHEKKPAADAPAVKPPKFYPADDVKKPLVNKRKPKPTKLRASITPGTVLIILAGRFKGKRVVFLKQLSSGLLLVTGPFKINGVPLRRVNQSYVIGTSTKIDISGVNADKFDDKYFAKEVQKKKKKGEGEFFEAEKEDKNVLPQEKKEDQKAVDTPLVNCIDKIADLKTYLAARFSLKQGMKPHELVF; via the exons ATGGCGCCGAAGCAGAGGACTCCAAAGGTGACCAGAAACCCAGATCTGATCAGAGGGATTGGGAAATACTCGAGGTCCAAGATGTACCACAAGCGAGGGCTCTGGGCTATCAAGGCCAAGAACGGCGGTGCTTTCCCATGCCACGAAAAGAAGCCCGCCGCCGACGCCCCGGCTGTAAAGCCGCCCAAGTTTTACCCCGCCGACGATGTCAAGAAGCCTCTCGTCAACAAGCGCAAGCCCAAGCCCACAAAACTCAG GGCTAGCATTACTCCTGGAACTGTGTTAATCATTCTTGCTGGGAGGTTCAAGGGGAAGAGAGTTGTGTTTTTGAAGCAGCTTTCATCTGGCTTGCTTTTGGTCACTG gACCATTCAAGATTAACGGTGTTCCTCTAAGACGTGTGAACCAATCTTACGTTATTGGAACTTCAACTAAGATTGACATCTCTGGGGTTAATGCTGATAAATTTGATGACAAGTATTTTGCAAAGGAAGttcagaagaaaaagaagaagggagaAGGCGAATTCTTTGAAGCGGAAAAGGAG GACAAAAATGTACTTCCCCAGGAGAAAAAAGAAGACCAGAAGGCTGTTGATACACCCTTGGTTAATTGCATCGACAAAATTGCAGATTTGAAGACTTATTTGGCTGCAAGGTTCTCTCTCAAGCAAGGCATGAAGCCTCATGAGCttgtattctag